A genome region from Bifidobacterium coryneforme includes the following:
- a CDS encoding metallopeptidase family protein yields the protein MTHELPPWHRAVYRNTHGRGVRRPTFGTRLPRYRTRCGVFDDLVAAQIRRLSAGWPELVRSVQFGVEDVPPSDPTPWDGTSGVYSRSFPAGRGVPPRIILYRMPIQHQTKNRMELELVIRDELVQQLAELYGRSPEQIDPMWGK from the coding sequence ATGACCCATGAGCTGCCGCCCTGGCATCGAGCCGTCTACCGCAACACCCACGGACGAGGTGTCCGCAGGCCGACCTTTGGCACCCGATTGCCCAGATATCGCACCAGGTGCGGGGTATTCGACGATTTGGTAGCCGCACAAATCCGTAGACTCAGTGCAGGCTGGCCCGAACTGGTCAGATCCGTCCAGTTCGGTGTCGAGGATGTGCCGCCTTCCGACCCGACACCGTGGGATGGAACCTCTGGGGTATATTCCCGGTCCTTCCCTGCAGGCAGGGGCGTGCCACCTAGGATCATCCTCTACCGGATGCCCATCCAGCATCAGACCAAAAATCGTATGGAGCTGGAGCTCGTTATCAGGGACGAGCTGGTTCAGCAACTTGCCGAGCTCTATGGCCGTTCACCCGAGCAAATCGACCCCATGTGGGGTAAGTGA
- a CDS encoding response regulator transcription factor, with translation MIRNTSRYTTPSTILVVEDEPTLATAIAQRITAEGWTARVASDGASAVQAASQIKPDLVIMDIMLPIMDGLEATKRIVAERPVPVLILTARDDEADKVIGLGAGADDYMTKPFSMRELIARCKALLRRVERAKVIAKNSENEKVLDFGSLVIDPAQRIVNLDGEQVHLTPTEFDLLATLARKPKSVLTREKLLEEVWDWVDASGTRTVDSHVKALRHKLGSQMIRTVHGVGYAFEPPEDGQKD, from the coding sequence ATGATCAGAAACACAAGCCGCTACACAACACCCAGCACCATCCTGGTGGTCGAGGATGAGCCGACCCTGGCTACGGCCATCGCCCAGCGCATCACCGCCGAAGGATGGACCGCCCGTGTTGCCTCTGATGGGGCCAGTGCCGTCCAGGCGGCTTCGCAGATCAAACCCGACCTGGTCATCATGGACATCATGCTGCCGATCATGGATGGCCTGGAGGCCACCAAACGAATCGTGGCCGAGCGTCCGGTCCCGGTCCTGATTCTGACCGCCCGTGATGACGAAGCGGACAAGGTCATCGGTCTGGGCGCCGGGGCCGATGATTACATGACCAAGCCTTTCTCCATGCGCGAGCTGATCGCCCGCTGCAAGGCCCTCCTGCGTCGGGTCGAGCGGGCCAAGGTCATCGCCAAGAACTCCGAGAACGAGAAGGTCCTGGACTTCGGCAGCCTGGTCATCGATCCGGCACAACGCATCGTCAACCTCGACGGGGAGCAGGTCCACCTGACCCCGACCGAATTCGACCTCCTGGCCACCTTGGCCCGTAAGCCCAAGTCCGTCCTGACCAGGGAGAAGCTCCTGGAAGAGGTCTGGGACTGGGTCGATGCCTCCGGCACCAGGACCGTGGATTCCCACGTCAAGGCCCTCCGCCACAAGCTGGGATCCCAGATGATCCGCACCGTACACGGAGTGGGCTACGCCTTCGAGCCGCCGGAGGATGGCCAGAAGGACTAG
- a CDS encoding metal ABC transporter permease, with amino-acid sequence MNMSIIDPHWMDTLTAPFMVHAFMAGLFISIAAGAMGYFTIARHSTFAAHALAHIGLPGATGAVLLGIPVSAGLGLFALGGALVIGALGKKASQREIATGTVLAFATGLGLFFARMSSSASQQMQSILFGSILTITKGQVIGFLIFDLVLLAVLAVIYRPLLFSSLDEQVAQARGVPIGLMNLVFMAIMAGVITIAVPAVGTLLIFALVITPAATANIFAASPLRSMLLSGLICLVSIWGGLVLSAMFPAPPSFIIVTISTLFWALGKGWEAISR; translated from the coding sequence ATGAACATGAGCATCATCGACCCGCATTGGATGGACACCCTGACGGCGCCCTTCATGGTCCACGCTTTTATGGCCGGGCTCTTCATCTCCATCGCCGCAGGGGCCATGGGATACTTCACCATCGCACGTCATTCCACCTTCGCGGCCCACGCCCTGGCCCATATCGGCCTTCCAGGCGCCACCGGAGCCGTGCTCCTTGGAATTCCCGTCTCCGCCGGGCTTGGACTCTTCGCCCTCGGCGGTGCCCTGGTCATCGGGGCCCTGGGCAAAAAAGCCTCCCAACGCGAGATTGCCACCGGTACCGTCCTGGCCTTCGCCACAGGCCTGGGACTCTTCTTCGCCAGAATGTCCAGCTCGGCCTCACAACAGATGCAGTCCATCCTCTTCGGATCCATCCTGACCATCACCAAGGGCCAGGTCATCGGTTTCCTGATATTCGACCTGGTCCTTCTCGCCGTCCTGGCCGTGATCTACAGACCCCTCCTCTTCAGCTCCCTGGACGAGCAGGTGGCCCAGGCCAGGGGGGTACCGATTGGGCTCATGAACCTGGTCTTCATGGCCATCATGGCCGGAGTCATCACCATTGCGGTCCCTGCGGTCGGGACCCTGCTGATTTTTGCGCTGGTCATCACCCCCGCCGCCACCGCCAACATCTTCGCCGCATCGCCTCTCAGGTCCATGCTGCTCTCGGGGCTTATCTGCCTGGTATCGATCTGGGGCGGCCTGGTTCTCTCGGCCATGTTCCCGGCTCCACCCAGCTTCATCATCGTGACCATTTCCACCCTCTTCTGGGCCCTGGGCAAGGGGTGGGAAGCCATCAGCCGCTAA
- the ispF gene encoding 2-C-methyl-D-erythritol 2,4-cyclodiphosphate synthase, with product MIPDVSTGIGFDAHRFADSGERRPLWLACLQWDDGTPGIAGDSDGDVAVHALIDAMLSASHLGDIGSHFGQGPQSKGAGMHGAEMLRWTADFLREHGWSLINASVVVVARAPRLSARRDQAQEAMSRALGAPVSLTATTTDGLGFTGSGEGVAAMATALVRRREAV from the coding sequence ATGATTCCGGATGTATCGACCGGCATAGGTTTCGATGCCCACAGGTTCGCCGATTCCGGCGAAAGACGCCCCCTATGGCTGGCCTGCCTGCAGTGGGATGATGGCACGCCGGGCATTGCGGGTGACTCCGATGGTGACGTTGCCGTCCATGCGCTGATCGATGCCATGCTGTCGGCATCACACCTGGGCGATATCGGTTCTCATTTCGGTCAGGGTCCGCAATCCAAAGGCGCAGGCATGCATGGTGCCGAAATGCTGCGCTGGACGGCAGATTTTCTCCGCGAACATGGTTGGTCCCTGATAAATGCCTCGGTGGTCGTGGTTGCTCGCGCCCCGCGCCTGTCCGCGCGCCGTGACCAGGCCCAGGAGGCCATGAGCCGGGCTCTGGGGGCGCCGGTTTCCCTGACGGCCACCACGACGGACGGACTGGGATTCACCGGTAGCGGTGAAGGGGTCGCTGCCATGGCGACCGCCTTGGTGCGCCGCCGAGAGGCGGTCTGA
- a CDS encoding LexA family protein: MSRLSSPSRLSSTLLAGACKVDALSSFGGRPIPVPVALEAVHAGFPSVAQDYFNGDFSFDQNVIIHPSSTYIIHVAGESMTGAGIFDGDLLVVDRSLEPRQDDIVIAILDDEMLVKRLVRQDGHTILHAENPSYPDFIPQDGECLVIWGVVTGNYHWQRIDSTGGFDTHPLPQVTYPGRQESPMGQEGRTTSEQQGTIKRRTSHFQPAYPTAEWGHHA, from the coding sequence ATGTCCAGGTTATCCAGCCCGTCCCGCCTGTCGAGCACACTACTTGCAGGGGCCTGTAAGGTCGACGCCCTGTCCTCCTTCGGCGGCCGCCCCATCCCGGTACCCGTGGCCCTTGAAGCCGTCCATGCCGGCTTTCCCTCAGTGGCGCAGGACTATTTCAACGGGGATTTCAGCTTCGACCAGAACGTCATCATCCACCCCAGTTCCACCTACATCATCCACGTAGCAGGCGAGTCCATGACCGGGGCCGGCATCTTCGACGGGGATCTCCTGGTGGTGGACAGATCCCTGGAGCCTCGCCAGGACGATATCGTCATCGCCATCCTCGATGACGAAATGCTGGTCAAACGCCTGGTCCGGCAGGACGGACACACCATCCTCCATGCCGAGAACCCCTCCTATCCCGATTTCATCCCCCAGGACGGTGAGTGCCTGGTCATCTGGGGGGTGGTTACCGGCAATTACCACTGGCAGCGGATAGATTCAACCGGAGGGTTCGATACCCATCCCCTCCCCCAGGTCACCTATCCAGGCAGGCAGGAATCGCCTATGGGGCAGGAGGGCCGGACCACCTCCGAACAGCAGGGCACGATCAAGAGGAGGACCAGCCACTTCCAGCCCGCCTATCCCACCGCCGAGTGGGGGCACCATGCCTGA
- a CDS encoding HAD-IIB family hydrolase, whose translation MAAGDGDIKVPGWRDMDLDVVSGKADVLAFDLDNTLALSKTRMDEVMARHFAALTHLRPVAIISGGRFLQFRNQVLAALPEDTDKTQLHLMPTSGTRYYRWKGDDWGQVYAHDLSDEDRKAAATSLEKRARELGDWEEETWGPRIEDRGSQITFSALGQEAPVGAKEAWDPDNKRKDRLAAAVAADLPHLQVRSGGSTSVDISAKGIDKAYAVSTLAEILGVQVDRILFVGDRMDPDGNDYPAALAGTLAVKVDNPADTLELIRTLEPRLAR comes from the coding sequence ATGGCAGCAGGCGACGGTGATATCAAGGTGCCGGGGTGGCGCGATATGGACCTGGATGTGGTTTCAGGTAAGGCCGACGTACTGGCCTTCGATCTGGACAACACCCTGGCCCTGTCGAAGACCAGGATGGATGAGGTCATGGCTCGCCACTTTGCCGCTCTGACTCATCTGCGCCCCGTGGCCATCATCTCCGGCGGGCGTTTCCTCCAGTTCAGGAACCAGGTCCTGGCCGCTCTGCCCGAGGACACCGACAAGACACAGCTTCACCTGATGCCGACCAGCGGTACCAGATACTACCGGTGGAAAGGCGACGACTGGGGCCAGGTGTATGCCCATGACCTGAGTGATGAGGACCGTAAGGCCGCCGCCACGTCCCTGGAGAAGCGTGCCCGGGAGTTGGGCGATTGGGAAGAGGAGACCTGGGGGCCACGGATCGAGGACCGGGGGAGTCAGATTACCTTTTCTGCCCTGGGCCAGGAGGCTCCGGTCGGAGCCAAGGAGGCCTGGGACCCGGACAACAAACGTAAGGACCGCCTGGCAGCGGCTGTTGCGGCGGACCTGCCCCATCTGCAGGTTCGCTCGGGTGGGTCCACCAGTGTCGATATCTCCGCCAAGGGGATCGACAAGGCCTACGCGGTTTCGACCCTGGCCGAGATTCTGGGGGTCCAGGTCGACCGGATTCTTTTTGTGGGTGATCGCATGGATCCTGATGGGAATGACTACCCGGCGGCACTTGCGGGCACCTTGGCTGTGAAAGTGGACAATCCTGCCGACACCTTGGAACTGATACGGACCCTGGAGCCTCGTCTGGCACGCTGA
- a CDS encoding DUF5719 family protein gives MSKETKKPAGRGSLWRLSLGGFSILIVVALVACLVFFRLPSFMVDKTDATSTKAHEVSQRTITSYCPARMSLDDAEKVGDEQFRASEGDLAASAMMGSFGSVLTSRISPMGDGQSKTLSDPDPLDGEKAMVGSHDVGSEALAFTSNLYKVESGAGSTASMVSWATEGDFKGVQGLRCPDAAMESSFLLPTTRQGWTQHLVAYNPSSKATKVTISIHGSASGSRMNLANGSMMTVAPGGHASFNLSAAAPDQDGIYVTATSSQAPVALMVTISAMSGLESRGSDYATALDAASRDLIIPGIRGADKALLLARSEKSASLKLTWLDDQGGQGTDDRKLEAGRTAAIDLGEVPEGKTALRITADEPINAVVKIQGDSEKDQSDFAILNPGEAAVSGAVTVPENTKGRLTLVNGSQKQTSVSLTGFDKTGKKTGHREVVLDPSKAKEFAPEDLGADTTAVRMDEAEQVIWNARIEVDKVREAGLVGLASVMPTALLPRTAVIHAGPDSAILP, from the coding sequence ATGAGCAAGGAAACCAAGAAGCCAGCGGGTCGAGGAAGTCTTTGGAGACTGTCTCTGGGCGGGTTTTCCATCCTGATTGTTGTGGCCCTGGTGGCCTGCCTCGTCTTTTTCCGTCTGCCTTCCTTCATGGTGGACAAGACTGATGCCACGTCCACCAAGGCCCACGAGGTGAGTCAAAGGACCATTACCTCCTACTGTCCGGCCAGGATGAGTCTGGATGACGCCGAAAAGGTCGGTGATGAGCAGTTCCGCGCGTCCGAAGGCGACTTGGCCGCTTCAGCCATGATGGGCTCCTTCGGTTCTGTTCTGACCTCAAGAATTTCACCCATGGGCGATGGGCAGTCCAAGACCCTGTCCGATCCCGACCCTCTGGACGGGGAGAAGGCCATGGTGGGCTCCCACGATGTGGGGTCGGAAGCCCTGGCTTTCACCTCCAACCTGTACAAGGTGGAGTCAGGCGCGGGGAGTACGGCTTCCATGGTCTCCTGGGCGACCGAGGGTGACTTCAAGGGGGTGCAGGGACTGCGCTGCCCGGATGCCGCCATGGAGTCATCCTTCCTGCTGCCCACTACCAGACAGGGGTGGACCCAGCATCTGGTGGCATACAACCCCTCCTCCAAGGCAACCAAGGTCACCATCTCCATCCACGGCTCAGCTTCGGGGTCCAGGATGAATCTGGCGAACGGCAGCATGATGACGGTGGCTCCTGGTGGTCACGCCTCCTTCAACCTGTCCGCGGCGGCACCTGACCAGGATGGAATCTATGTCACCGCCACCAGCTCCCAGGCTCCTGTGGCGCTGATGGTTACCATCAGCGCCATGAGTGGTCTTGAATCGCGTGGCTCCGATTATGCGACCGCATTGGATGCAGCCAGTAGGGACTTGATTATTCCCGGGATCCGTGGAGCCGATAAGGCTCTTCTCCTGGCCCGGTCCGAGAAGAGTGCGTCGTTGAAGTTGACTTGGCTGGATGACCAGGGAGGTCAGGGAACCGATGATCGGAAACTTGAAGCGGGACGGACCGCGGCCATCGACCTGGGCGAGGTGCCTGAAGGCAAGACGGCCCTGCGTATCACCGCGGATGAGCCAATCAATGCCGTGGTAAAGATCCAAGGCGACTCGGAGAAGGATCAATCGGACTTCGCCATCCTCAATCCGGGTGAAGCGGCCGTATCAGGTGCCGTGACTGTACCCGAAAACACCAAGGGACGGCTTACCCTGGTCAACGGTTCGCAGAAGCAGACCTCTGTTTCCCTTACGGGATTCGACAAGACAGGCAAAAAGACGGGTCATAGGGAGGTCGTTCTGGACCCATCCAAGGCCAAGGAATTCGCCCCTGAAGACCTGGGTGCCGACACCACGGCCGTTCGAATGGATGAGGCCGAGCAGGTTATATGGAATGCCCGTATCGAGGTGGACAAGGTTAGAGAAGCGGGGCTGGTCGGTTTGGCATCCGTGATGCCGACAGCCCTTCTGCCGCGAACAGCCGTCATCCATGCCGGTCCCGATTCGGCAATCCTTCCCTGA
- a CDS encoding Y-family DNA polymerase — MPEQQNDRPSAIQGEEAALTPRVVLADANSFYASCEKVFDPSLEGRPVVVLSNNDGCVVARNREAKQLGIANGTPWFKIRDQATHDGVVARSSNYELYASLSQRMMGVMARFLPNQEIYSIDECFMTSIWNDQRTGQICRDLHDAVLRSTGIPVSVGVAPTKTLAKVANHWAKTHPSIDGVTLWDQIEAEYGDRALASVPIDQVWGVGHKLTRKLMSMGIVTALDLRDADPVLIRRRFSVMVQRTALELRGTACIEDGADANKGIRTDQILCSRMFSHPVEGYTSLAQALSIYAQKACHRLHRQHSLCSKVKVFCSTSPYAPQQFSAISRTVDLEDPSDDPLVISRAASQAIKGHVDPHAHYIRAGVVLLELSNARSFQTLEGLDAARDTHELGDILEAASQRFGPFRVGVGYGGIRGRGRHDDDAGATWSMNRRILSPRSTTRWDEMAVAYAR, encoded by the coding sequence ATGCCTGAGCAACAGAACGACCGCCCCTCGGCAATCCAGGGAGAAGAGGCCGCCCTGACACCACGAGTGGTTCTGGCGGACGCCAATTCCTTCTATGCCTCCTGCGAGAAGGTCTTCGACCCCTCCCTGGAGGGCCGGCCTGTGGTGGTGCTTTCCAATAATGACGGTTGCGTGGTGGCCCGGAACCGGGAGGCCAAGCAGCTGGGCATCGCCAACGGGACCCCCTGGTTCAAAATCCGCGACCAGGCCACACACGACGGAGTGGTCGCGCGGAGTTCCAACTATGAGCTCTACGCCAGCCTCTCCCAGCGCATGATGGGGGTCATGGCCCGGTTTCTGCCCAACCAGGAGATATACTCCATCGACGAGTGCTTCATGACCAGCATCTGGAATGACCAGCGGACCGGTCAAATCTGCCGGGACCTGCATGACGCGGTCCTGCGGTCGACCGGCATACCCGTCAGCGTGGGGGTGGCTCCCACCAAGACCCTGGCCAAGGTTGCCAACCACTGGGCCAAGACCCATCCCAGCATTGATGGTGTGACCCTCTGGGACCAGATCGAGGCCGAGTATGGGGACCGTGCCCTGGCCTCCGTCCCCATCGATCAGGTCTGGGGAGTGGGGCACAAACTGACCAGGAAGCTGATGAGCATGGGAATCGTCACCGCCTTGGATCTGCGCGATGCCGACCCGGTCTTGATCAGACGACGATTCTCCGTCATGGTCCAGCGCACGGCACTGGAACTGCGCGGGACGGCCTGCATCGAGGACGGTGCTGATGCCAACAAGGGTATACGGACCGATCAGATCCTGTGCTCGCGGATGTTCTCGCACCCGGTGGAGGGATACACGTCGCTGGCCCAGGCCCTGAGCATATACGCCCAGAAAGCCTGCCACAGGCTGCACCGACAGCACAGCCTCTGCTCCAAGGTGAAGGTGTTCTGCTCGACCAGCCCCTACGCCCCCCAGCAGTTCTCAGCAATCAGCAGGACCGTCGACCTGGAGGATCCCAGTGACGACCCCCTGGTCATCTCCAGGGCCGCCAGCCAGGCCATCAAGGGGCACGTGGACCCCCATGCCCATTACATCAGGGCCGGCGTGGTTCTTCTGGAGCTGAGTAATGCCAGAAGTTTCCAAACACTGGAAGGGTTGGACGCAGCCCGTGACACCCATGAATTGGGAGATATCCTGGAAGCAGCCTCGCAGCGCTTCGGACCCTTCAGGGTAGGGGTCGGCTACGGAGGCATCCGGGGTCGTGGCCGCCACGATGATGATGCCGGAGCCACCTGGTCCATGAACCGTCGCATCCTCTCCCCCAGATCCACCACCAGGTGGGATGAAATGGCCGTGGCCTACGCCCGCTGA
- a CDS encoding sensor histidine kinase → MTDRKTRRTGSSLRDRVDRERPIGSFASLKVELSVLIIISTAIAFVMAWFLLKMKWSGWIAMPLTLIVALGITYFFSRGLTAPLRQMRDAAEAMAAGDYTVRVHASASSRDEVGLLAVSFNEMAEELQHADQMRRDMVANVSHELRTPVSALQAMVENMADGVTEPTPANLEGILDQAHRLSDLIAFLLDLSRMEAGAASLQIENFDFADFIDETVEPLIIADAGHAHDIQVDLEEGITMEGDQDRLRQLFTNIISNALKHSADGTTVLVQAHEDRENGNVVANVINFGSQIPPEARTDIFRRFVKGKAGPGTESGGTGLGLSIARWAAQLHGGQVQVVDDPRGVDFEITLPKYHIEQD, encoded by the coding sequence ATGACAGACAGGAAGACCCGGCGTACCGGTTCATCGCTGCGGGACAGGGTTGACCGCGAGCGCCCCATCGGCAGTTTCGCCTCATTGAAGGTGGAACTGAGCGTCCTGATCATCATTTCGACCGCCATCGCCTTCGTCATGGCCTGGTTCCTGCTCAAGATGAAGTGGAGCGGATGGATTGCCATGCCCCTGACCCTGATTGTGGCGCTGGGCATCACCTACTTCTTCTCCCGCGGGCTGACGGCCCCCTTGCGGCAGATGCGGGACGCGGCCGAAGCCATGGCCGCCGGCGACTACACGGTCCGGGTCCATGCCAGCGCCTCCAGTCGTGACGAGGTCGGGCTTCTGGCCGTATCCTTCAACGAGATGGCCGAGGAACTCCAGCATGCCGACCAGATGCGACGGGACATGGTGGCAAATGTCAGCCATGAGCTCCGGACCCCGGTCTCGGCACTTCAGGCCATGGTGGAGAACATGGCGGACGGGGTAACCGAGCCGACACCGGCCAACCTGGAAGGAATCCTGGACCAGGCCCACCGCCTTTCCGATCTGATCGCCTTCCTTCTTGACCTCTCACGGATGGAGGCCGGGGCGGCCAGCCTGCAGATCGAGAACTTCGACTTTGCCGATTTCATCGATGAGACCGTTGAGCCTCTGATCATCGCCGATGCCGGGCACGCCCACGACATCCAGGTGGATTTGGAGGAGGGAATCACCATGGAAGGCGACCAGGACCGACTCCGCCAGCTCTTCACCAACATCATATCGAACGCCCTGAAGCACTCGGCCGACGGGACCACTGTCCTGGTGCAGGCCCATGAAGATCGCGAGAACGGGAACGTGGTAGCCAACGTGATCAACTTCGGATCACAGATACCACCCGAGGCCCGCACAGACATCTTCCGACGGTTCGTCAAGGGGAAGGCAGGCCCGGGAACCGAATCAGGAGGAACCGGCCTGGGGCTTTCCATCGCGCGGTGGGCGGCCCAGCTCCACGGCGGTCAGGTGCAGGTGGTGGATGACCCGAGAGGGGTCGATTTCGAAATCACCCTGCCCAAGTACCACATCGAGCAGGACTAG
- a CDS encoding ComF family protein — MRLSRSATRGSFLTKRVIRELTGLLLPRGCAGCDRPDALLCHDCARLLTRPVFPEAPSYALGRALACGAYRGPVRQAILAWKDHDDRALDRPLGHAISLLAGRLLAGGRFRAGLPSGTSGTPILVVPAPSTPRSLRRRGRAHLNPVAAAVARTLMDAGFPSVSTPVLTMHDIRGKSVGAGGRSERASRVSGRIVVRDASSVAGHPILVIDDIVTTGSTIRQCARALTLAGGIPLTCLTLAAATGVDPGIQRA; from the coding sequence ATGCGTTTATCTCGTTCTGCAACAAGGGGTTCTTTCCTGACCAAGAGGGTAATCAGGGAATTGACCGGGCTTCTTCTGCCCAGGGGCTGTGCCGGTTGCGATCGGCCCGACGCCCTGCTCTGTCACGATTGCGCCCGACTGTTGACCAGACCGGTCTTTCCCGAGGCCCCCTCCTATGCCCTGGGGCGAGCCCTTGCGTGCGGTGCCTATAGGGGGCCGGTGAGGCAAGCCATCCTGGCCTGGAAGGACCATGATGACCGGGCCTTGGACCGCCCGCTGGGTCATGCCATTTCCCTGTTGGCGGGGCGACTGCTGGCAGGTGGACGTTTTCGTGCCGGTCTGCCGTCCGGCACGAGCGGTACGCCGATTCTGGTCGTCCCTGCCCCCTCGACCCCACGGTCGTTGAGAAGGCGTGGGCGAGCGCATCTGAATCCTGTGGCGGCGGCAGTGGCCCGGACTCTGATGGATGCAGGTTTCCCGTCGGTATCGACACCGGTCCTGACCATGCATGACATCCGTGGGAAGTCCGTAGGGGCAGGAGGTCGTTCGGAGCGTGCCAGTAGGGTTTCGGGGCGTATCGTGGTCAGGGATGCCTCATCAGTGGCGGGGCATCCGATCCTGGTCATTGATGACATCGTTACGACGGGTTCGACAATCCGGCAGTGCGCCCGCGCCTTGACCCTGGCTGGTGGCATCCCTCTTACGTGTCTGACCCTTGCCGCCGCGACCGGGGTTGATCCGGGGATTCAGCGGGCGTAG
- a CDS encoding CarD family transcriptional regulator, translating into MGYSVGDMVVYPRHGAARVDAITERTVKGITREYLQLTVLSSDGLVINVPIDNAKKVGVRDIVDAKEVAKVFEILRTPVVEEKEMNWSRRYKLNVEKIATGEVNKIAEVVRDLSQRDVDEHGLSAGEKRMLIKARKILTSEIALSEKLDEDEAQRLLDVNLGYAQPQPGDEKHHSKSPKEPASQTLARVAEEASKAKTKAKTKR; encoded by the coding sequence ATGGGTTACAGCGTCGGTGATATGGTCGTCTATCCGCGTCATGGAGCCGCCAGGGTCGATGCCATCACCGAACGGACGGTCAAGGGCATCACCCGGGAGTACCTCCAGCTCACCGTCCTCTCCTCAGACGGCCTGGTCATCAACGTTCCCATCGATAACGCCAAGAAGGTCGGTGTCAGGGACATTGTCGACGCCAAGGAAGTGGCCAAGGTCTTCGAGATCCTTCGCACGCCAGTCGTTGAGGAAAAGGAGATGAACTGGTCGCGCCGTTACAAGCTGAACGTCGAGAAGATCGCCACCGGTGAGGTCAACAAGATCGCCGAAGTGGTACGTGACCTCTCCCAGCGTGATGTGGACGAGCACGGGCTTTCCGCAGGAGAGAAGCGGATGCTGATCAAGGCCAGGAAGATTCTTACCTCCGAGATAGCCCTTTCCGAGAAGCTTGATGAGGATGAGGCCCAGCGTCTTCTCGACGTCAACCTGGGCTATGCCCAACCCCAGCCTGGCGACGAGAAGCACCATAGCAAGTCCCCCAAGGAGCCTGCATCCCAGACCCTGGCACGGGTGGCCGAGGAGGCCAGCAAGGCCAAGACTAAGGCCAAGACGAAGCGGTAA